The following coding sequences are from one Candidatus Eremiobacteraceae bacterium window:
- a CDS encoding SDR family NAD(P)-dependent oxidoreductase: MSESLAGKHALITGGGGGIGSAIAAALHDLGARVTLAGRTQATLDASAQRLGDAGRVCTVLADVTDEAAVTTMFAQARAALGRIDILVNNAGAAFSMPFAKTSLSEWERMLAVNLTSAFLCSREGLPPMVDARDGRVVNVASVAGLAGAPYISAYCAAKHGLVGLTRALAMEVAASGVTVNAVCPGYTDTDMVRAATSNIVAKTGRTPDAARKLLVERNPQGRLVRPEEVADAVVWLCQPGASAITAQAMAVAGGEQQ; encoded by the coding sequence ATGAGCGAATCACTCGCCGGCAAACACGCGCTCATCACGGGCGGCGGCGGCGGCATTGGATCCGCGATAGCCGCGGCGCTGCACGATCTCGGCGCGCGGGTGACACTCGCGGGCCGCACGCAGGCGACGCTTGACGCCAGCGCACAAAGGCTCGGCGACGCGGGGCGGGTGTGCACCGTGCTGGCAGACGTGACCGACGAAGCCGCGGTCACAACGATGTTCGCGCAGGCGCGCGCGGCGCTGGGGCGCATCGACATTCTCGTGAACAACGCGGGGGCCGCCTTCAGCATGCCGTTCGCGAAGACCAGCTTGAGCGAATGGGAGCGCATGCTGGCCGTGAACCTCACGAGCGCATTTCTCTGCTCGCGCGAGGGGCTGCCGCCGATGGTGGATGCTCGTGACGGGCGCGTGGTCAACGTCGCGAGCGTAGCCGGACTTGCCGGGGCGCCGTACATCAGCGCGTACTGCGCCGCAAAACACGGGCTCGTCGGCTTGACGCGCGCGCTCGCGATGGAGGTCGCCGCAAGCGGCGTCACCGTCAACGCCGTCTGCCCGGGCTACACCGACACGGACATGGTACGCGCCGCCACGTCGAACATCGTCGCGAAGACCGGTCGAACGCCGGACGCGGCTCGCAAACTCCTTGTCGAACGCAACCCTCAGGGCCGCCTCGTCCGCCCGGAAGAGGTGGCAGACGCGGTGGTCTGGCTATGCCAGCCCGGCGCTTCTGCGATCACGGCACAAGCTATGGCGGTAGCAGGCGGAGAACAGCAATGA
- a CDS encoding MarR family transcriptional regulator gives MIARTNGAQRVRIEQQADAESRAADEHHLALRVWLRFLACTNIVQGRTRAALRQEFDSTLPRFDLMAQLERFPSGLKMSDISKRMMVTGGNVTGITDQLVSEGLVSRRSAPLDRRAYTVRLTPAGRRAFREMARAHERWIVSMFGGLTKSETGQLHALLAKLKQHLMSRPNGAAS, from the coding sequence ATGATCGCACGCACGAATGGAGCTCAACGCGTTCGGATAGAGCAGCAGGCCGATGCCGAGTCCCGCGCCGCCGATGAGCATCATCTCGCGTTGCGGGTCTGGCTTCGGTTCTTGGCGTGCACGAATATCGTGCAGGGCCGCACGCGCGCGGCGCTTCGGCAAGAATTCGACAGCACGTTGCCTCGTTTTGATCTGATGGCGCAACTCGAGCGCTTCCCCTCGGGCTTGAAGATGAGCGATATCTCCAAACGCATGATGGTCACCGGCGGGAACGTCACCGGCATCACGGACCAGCTCGTCAGCGAAGGACTTGTGAGCCGCCGGTCGGCACCGCTCGATCGCCGCGCCTACACGGTGCGCCTGACGCCGGCTGGGCGCCGCGCGTTCCGCGAGATGGCGCGCGCGCACGAACGCTGGATCGTCTCCATGTTCGGCGGCCTGACGAAATCCGAGACGGGGCAACTGCACGCACTGCTCGCAAAGCTCAAGCAGCATCTCATGTCGCGGCCGAACGGAGCGGCTTCGTGA
- a CDS encoding enoyl-CoA hydratase family protein, protein MADHIGDPARYAAKNFRFAVTDRVATLTLDRPERKNPLTFDSYAEMRDLFQALARSRDVRAVVLTGAGGNFCSGGDVHEIIAPLLSMNPTDQLAFTTMTGDLVKAMRACPQPIVAAVDGACAGAGAILALASDLRYGTSRAKVAFLFVKVGLAGCDMGACAMLPRVVGLGRAAELLFTGRTLSGDEGAAWGFFNRLCEPERLLEAATTLARELANGPAAAHALTKKMLHAEWAMPLDEAIDSEARAQAQCMRGNDFRRAYEAFAAKRAPAFEGD, encoded by the coding sequence ATGGCAGATCACATCGGCGATCCCGCGAGGTACGCAGCCAAGAATTTTCGCTTTGCGGTGACGGATCGCGTGGCCACCCTGACGCTCGATCGGCCGGAGCGCAAGAACCCGTTGACGTTCGACTCATACGCCGAGATGCGCGATCTATTCCAGGCGCTGGCACGATCGCGAGATGTCCGAGCCGTGGTCCTCACGGGCGCGGGCGGCAATTTCTGTTCCGGCGGCGATGTGCACGAGATCATCGCGCCGCTTCTCTCGATGAATCCGACCGACCAACTCGCGTTCACCACGATGACCGGCGACCTCGTGAAAGCGATGCGGGCGTGCCCGCAGCCCATCGTCGCGGCGGTGGACGGCGCCTGCGCCGGCGCCGGCGCGATCTTGGCTCTGGCATCGGATCTGCGGTACGGCACCTCGCGGGCGAAGGTGGCGTTCCTTTTCGTCAAGGTTGGTCTAGCCGGCTGCGACATGGGCGCCTGCGCCATGCTTCCTCGCGTCGTCGGATTGGGCCGCGCCGCCGAGCTTCTCTTCACGGGCCGAACCCTGAGCGGGGACGAGGGCGCCGCGTGGGGATTCTTCAATAGGCTCTGCGAGCCGGAGCGGCTTCTCGAGGCGGCGACGACCCTGGCCCGGGAGCTCGCGAACGGACCGGCCGCAGCGCATGCGCTGACGAAGAAGATGCTGCACGCCGAATGGGCGATGCCGCTCGACGAAGCGATCGATTCGGAAGCGCGCGCGCAAGCGCAGTGCATGCGCGGTAACGATTTCCGGCGGGCGTACGAAGCGTTCGCTGCAAAGCGTGCGCCGGCATTCGAAGGAGATTGA
- a CDS encoding acyl-CoA dehydrogenase family protein yields MSDASYRSWPFFDDSHRRLAESVDAWADEHLRSAESVTADTVHAACRRFVALFGRSGWLRYCVPKEFGGAAERIDTRSICLIREALAQRDALAEFAFAMQGLGSHPISMHGSDEVKRRYLPRVVTGDAIAAFAISERDAGTDVGAMATSAKREGDRYVLDGEKTWISNGGIADFYVVFARTGEAPGNKGLSAFAVDATARGLRVAERIDVIAPHPLATLRFENCSVPASDMLGEPGEGFAIAMRTLDAFRPTVAAAALGMARRALHEAIGHAAQREMFGSKLIDFQLTQAAVADMATGVDVSALLTYRAAWTRDVLAQAGTRESAMAKFTATETAQAVIDRALQLFGGLGLVSGNIIERLYREIRALRIYEGATEVQKLVVARETLRAAGGAAARPAAVVR; encoded by the coding sequence ATGAGCGACGCGAGTTACCGGTCCTGGCCGTTCTTCGACGATTCCCACCGCCGCCTCGCCGAATCGGTCGACGCGTGGGCCGATGAACACCTCCGATCGGCCGAAAGCGTCACCGCAGACACGGTACACGCGGCGTGCCGTCGATTTGTGGCGCTCTTCGGCCGGTCAGGCTGGCTGCGCTACTGCGTCCCAAAGGAGTTCGGCGGCGCAGCCGAACGGATCGACACTCGCTCGATCTGTCTCATCCGCGAGGCGCTCGCGCAACGCGATGCGCTTGCCGAATTTGCGTTCGCGATGCAAGGTCTTGGAAGTCATCCTATTTCGATGCACGGCAGCGACGAGGTCAAGCGGCGCTATCTGCCGCGCGTCGTCACTGGCGACGCTATCGCGGCCTTCGCAATTTCGGAGCGCGACGCGGGTACGGATGTCGGCGCGATGGCCACGAGCGCGAAGCGCGAAGGCGATCGCTACGTCTTGGACGGAGAGAAAACGTGGATATCCAACGGCGGAATCGCCGACTTCTACGTCGTGTTCGCGCGCACTGGTGAGGCACCGGGCAACAAAGGCCTGAGTGCCTTCGCCGTAGATGCGACTGCGCGGGGTCTCCGGGTCGCCGAACGCATCGACGTCATCGCCCCGCATCCGTTGGCGACGCTGCGTTTCGAGAACTGCAGCGTGCCCGCGAGCGATATGCTCGGCGAGCCGGGTGAAGGCTTTGCGATCGCCATGCGGACCCTTGATGCGTTCCGCCCGACCGTCGCGGCCGCTGCGCTGGGCATGGCGCGTCGCGCCCTCCACGAGGCCATCGGCCACGCGGCGCAGCGCGAGATGTTCGGTTCGAAGCTCATCGACTTCCAGTTGACCCAAGCGGCCGTGGCCGACATGGCCACGGGCGTCGACGTCAGCGCGCTCTTGACCTATCGGGCGGCTTGGACGCGCGATGTGCTCGCGCAAGCCGGCACCCGCGAATCGGCGATGGCGAAATTCACAGCCACCGAGACCGCGCAGGCCGTGATCGATCGCGCGCTCCAGCTATTCGGGGGGCTGGGGCTCGTGAGCGGCAATATCATCGAACGTCTCTATCGCGAGATCCGCGCGCTGCGCATCTATGAGGGCGCGACAGAAGTGCAGAAGCTCGTGGTCGCGCGCGAAACGCTGCGTGCCGCGGGCGGAGCGGCCGCACGGCCCGCCGCGGTGGTGCGATGA
- a CDS encoding benzoate-CoA ligase family protein → MTGRSAHVDRFAADNLPPMDQWPDFIFELPELRYPAQLNCAQSLIDGHIAAGRGERAAIVDAAGTRTYAQLSDDANRIAGVLRNDLGLAPGARVLIRGFNNAVFAASWLGVVKAGCIAVSTMPLLRSKELTEVIEKAQVGAAICDRRLAEEFDRAARACPTMQRVVYSHDDGTDGLAARMRRQTGAPLTIDTAADDVCMIAFTSGTTGKPKGTMHFHRDVLAICDTFSAKLTKPSADDVFMGSPPLAFTFGLGGVLLFPLHAGASVVMLEKPTPDAMLEAVARHRVTTCYTAPTAYRAMTPLVAGHDVSSLHTCVSAGEMLPIATRAAWREKTGIDIIDGIGSTEMLHIFIAAAGDDIRPGATGKPVPGYKACVLDDDGKPAPNGTVGRLAVKGPTGCRYLSDDRQRQYVSGGWNLTGDSYIEDADGYFYYQARSDDMIISAGYNIAGPEVESALLTHADVLECAVVGMPDEDRGMIVKAFVVLRDGVAGDDALAKRLQDHVKAEIAPYKYPRSIAFLPALPRTETGKLQRFKLRQGT, encoded by the coding sequence ATGACGGGGCGGAGCGCGCACGTCGACCGCTTCGCGGCCGACAACCTTCCGCCCATGGACCAGTGGCCTGATTTCATCTTCGAACTTCCGGAACTGCGTTACCCTGCGCAATTGAATTGCGCGCAGTCGCTGATCGACGGCCACATCGCAGCCGGTCGAGGCGAGCGCGCGGCGATCGTCGACGCTGCCGGCACGCGGACGTACGCACAATTGTCGGACGACGCGAATCGGATCGCGGGCGTGCTGCGGAACGACCTCGGCCTGGCTCCTGGCGCCAGGGTCCTTATCCGCGGCTTCAACAACGCGGTCTTTGCCGCGAGTTGGCTTGGCGTCGTCAAAGCGGGGTGCATCGCCGTGTCGACGATGCCGCTCCTTCGCTCGAAAGAACTCACCGAGGTCATCGAAAAAGCGCAAGTCGGCGCGGCGATATGCGACCGCAGGCTGGCGGAGGAGTTCGACCGCGCGGCGCGAGCATGCCCCACGATGCAACGCGTCGTCTATAGCCATGACGATGGAACGGACGGTCTCGCCGCACGGATGCGCCGGCAGACAGGCGCACCGCTCACCATCGACACCGCCGCCGACGACGTCTGCATGATCGCGTTCACATCCGGCACCACGGGCAAGCCGAAAGGCACGATGCACTTCCACCGCGATGTCCTCGCGATCTGCGATACGTTCTCGGCGAAATTGACGAAGCCGAGTGCCGACGACGTCTTCATGGGTTCGCCGCCGCTTGCATTCACGTTCGGTCTCGGCGGCGTTCTGCTTTTCCCGCTGCACGCGGGCGCATCGGTGGTCATGCTCGAGAAGCCGACGCCCGATGCGATGCTCGAAGCCGTCGCTCGACACCGCGTCACGACGTGCTATACAGCCCCGACCGCCTATCGAGCGATGACGCCGCTCGTCGCCGGCCACGATGTGTCGTCGCTGCACACATGTGTTTCGGCCGGCGAGATGTTGCCGATCGCGACCCGCGCGGCGTGGCGCGAGAAGACCGGCATCGATATCATCGACGGCATCGGATCCACCGAGATGCTGCACATCTTCATCGCCGCGGCCGGCGACGACATCCGCCCCGGCGCGACCGGCAAGCCTGTTCCAGGTTATAAAGCGTGCGTGCTCGATGACGACGGAAAGCCCGCGCCCAACGGGACCGTGGGGCGGCTTGCGGTCAAAGGGCCGACGGGATGCCGCTACTTGTCCGACGATCGTCAGCGGCAGTACGTCTCGGGCGGCTGGAATCTCACCGGCGATTCGTACATCGAAGACGCTGACGGCTATTTCTACTATCAGGCTCGCAGCGACGATATGATCATCTCCGCCGGCTACAACATCGCGGGGCCCGAGGTCGAATCAGCGCTGCTCACGCACGCCGACGTCCTCGAATGTGCGGTCGTCGGCATGCCGGACGAAGATCGCGGCATGATCGTCAAGGCGTTTGTCGTGTTGCGCGACGGTGTCGCAGGCGATGACGCTCTCGCCAAGCGCCTGCAGGATCACGTAAAGGCCGAGATCGCGCCATACAAGTATCCGCGCAGCATCGCATTCTTACCGGCGCTGCCGCGAACGGAAACGGGCAAGTTGCAGCGCTTCAAGCTGCGCCAGGGGACATGA
- a CDS encoding RidA family protein, producing MKILSPAGLAEPRGYAHGVSCDGAIVFVSGQIGWNDDRSFTASDIAGQVRQALTNIVRILAVASARPHHIARMTWYVTDKRAYLAAQNDIGVAYREVIGRHYPAMSVVEVRALVEDAALVEIEATAVVPR from the coding sequence ATGAAAATCCTATCGCCTGCCGGTCTCGCCGAGCCTCGGGGCTACGCGCACGGCGTTTCGTGCGACGGCGCGATCGTCTTCGTCAGCGGACAGATCGGCTGGAACGACGATCGCTCGTTCACCGCATCGGACATCGCCGGTCAGGTGCGACAAGCGCTCACGAACATCGTGCGCATCCTCGCTGTGGCGAGCGCGCGACCCCACCACATCGCGCGCATGACGTGGTACGTCACCGACAAACGCGCGTACCTCGCGGCGCAGAACGACATCGGCGTGGCGTATCGGGAAGTCATCGGCCGCCACTACCCCGCGATGTCTGTGGTCGAGGTGCGAGCGCTCGTGGAGGACGCTGCGCTGGTCGAGATCGAGGCGACCGCCGTGGTTCCGCGATGA